Proteins encoded in a region of the Paenibacillus sp. W2I17 genome:
- a CDS encoding SAM-dependent methyltransferase has protein sequence MSRDELSRDELSNNGERQKNSREDQQSNESGGLELKQIVFIGRTFEEYMKMFNLTVDEINGRSILDCPGGACSFSSQARKLGADPVAVDIAYKYEIDELEVKGFQDIEHTMKQMESVQGIYVWDQFGSIQGLKEERTRAITDCVADMRMFPDRYVASVLPDLPFADEQFNLTLSAHFLFTYADRLDVDFHVATIMELLRVSKREVRIFPTVELSGERYKHMDELKLILEELGYTVSEEPTSYEFQRNAHTMLQIVKHNRTR, from the coding sequence ATGAGCTGAGCAACAATGGAGAGCGTCAGAAGAACAGCCGAGAAGATCAGCAGTCCAATGAATCTGGTGGTTTGGAACTGAAACAAATTGTTTTCATAGGAAGAACCTTCGAGGAATATATGAAGATGTTCAACTTAACGGTGGACGAGATTAATGGCAGGTCCATTCTGGATTGTCCAGGTGGAGCGTGTTCGTTCAGTAGCCAGGCGCGCAAGTTGGGTGCTGATCCCGTGGCCGTAGATATTGCCTACAAATACGAGATCGACGAGCTTGAAGTAAAGGGATTTCAGGACATTGAGCATACGATGAAACAGATGGAATCGGTGCAAGGCATATATGTGTGGGATCAATTTGGATCAATCCAAGGGTTAAAGGAAGAACGAACTCGTGCCATCACAGATTGCGTCGCAGATATGAGAATGTTTCCTGACCGTTATGTAGCGTCTGTGCTCCCGGATCTACCCTTTGCCGATGAACAATTCAATCTGACGTTATCCGCCCATTTCCTGTTTACGTATGCGGATCGATTGGATGTTGATTTTCATGTTGCAACCATAATGGAGCTGCTGCGTGTGAGCAAACGAGAGGTTCGTATTTTTCCAACTGTGGAACTGTCTGGTGAACGTTACAAGCACATGGATGAATTAAAATTAATACTTGAAGAGCTTGGGTACACGGTATCCGAAGAACCAACTTCATATGAGTTTCAACGGAATGCTCACACCATGCTTCAAATTGTTAAACATAATCGAACAAGATAG